The following coding sequences lie in one Haematobia irritans isolate KBUSLIRL chromosome 3, ASM5000362v1, whole genome shotgun sequence genomic window:
- the LOC142231948 gene encoding V-type proton ATPase catalytic subunit A-like — protein sequence MEDFETIANNEITQSNDILEETNYTSLLDVNNATDNMPPIDYIDNAEEHSTGRVYAVSGPVVTAENMKGAAMYELVRVGYYQLVGEIIRLEGDMATIQVYEDTSGLTVGDPVERTGKPLSVELAPGIMGSIFDGIQRPLRSIHELTKSIYIPKGINIKSLSRDKTWNYVPCNVRVGSLVTGGDICGHVVENSLVTHRIMLHPRAKGRVTFVAPAGNYSIVDEILETEYEDRKMSHKMLQIWPVRQPRPVAEKWPSNYPLFTGQRVIDSLFPSVLGGTTAIPGAFGCGKTVISQALSKYSNSDVIIYVGCGERGNEMSEVLRDFPELSVEIDGVTESIMQRTALVANTSNMPVAAREASIYTGITLAEYFRDMGYNVSMMADSTSRWAEALREISGRLAEMPADSGYPAYLGARLASFYERAGRVKCLGSPNREGSVSIVGAVSPPGGDFSDPVTSATLGIVQVFWGLDKKLAQRKHFPSINWLISYSKYTRALDGYYDQNFPGFVPLRLKAKQILQEEEDLSEIVQLVGRASLAESDKVTLEVAKMLKDDFLQQNSYSSYDRYCPFYKTFGMLKNIITFYDLAKQCVEMRDVTKVENKITWNQIQSSMAHVLYQMQSMKFMDPLKDGEEKILEEYGQLNDAIELAFSNLMEGE from the exons atggaAGATTTTGAAACTATCGCTAATAACGAGATCACCCAATCCAATGATATTTTAGAAGAAACAAACTATACATCATTATTGGATGTCAATAATGCCACAGATAATATGCCGCCTATAGACTATATCGATAATGCCGAAGAGCATAGTACGGGAAGAGTTTATGCTGTTTCAGGACCTGTTGTAACGGCTGAAAATATGAAAGGAGCTGCCATGTATGAATTGGTACGTGTGGGTTATTACCAATTGGTAGGTGAAATTATACGCTTGGAAGGCGACATGGCTACCATACAAGTCTATGAAGATACTTCTGGTCTAACTGTTGGTGATCCTGTAGAAAGGACCGGAAAACCTTTATCTGTTGAATTGGCTCCTGGAATAATGGGCAGTATATTCGATGGTATACAGCGGCCTCTTCGTTCAATACATGAATTAACCAAATCCATATACATACCTAAGGGAATAAATATTAAAAGTCTATCACGTGACAAGACTTGGAATTATGTGCCTTGTAATGTACGAGTTGGAAGCTTAGTTACCGGAGGTGATATATGTGGTCATGTTGTAGAGAATTCTCTGGTTACCCATCGCATTATGTTACATCCTCGGGCCAAAGGCCGTGTTACATTTGTGGCCCCAGCCGGAAACTATAGCATTGTGGATGAGATTTTGGAAACTGAATATGAGGATCGTAAAATGTcacataaaatgttgcaaatttgGCCAGTGAGACAACCAAGACCGGTGGCGGAAAAATGGCCTTCCAATTATCCTCTATTCACTGGTCAAAGGGTTATAGATTCCTTGTTTCCCTCAGTCTTGGGAGGAACCACAGCCATACCAGGAGCTTTTGGTTGTGGCAAGACTGTGATATCTCAGGCCTTATCGAAATATTCCAATTCCGATGTCATCATCTATGTGGGATGTGGTGAGCGTGGCAATGAAATGTCCGAGGTTTTAAGAGATTTCCCCGAGCTATCTGTAGAGATCGATGGTGTTACCGAGTCCATAATGCAAAGGACGGCTTTGGTGGCAAATACCTCAAATATGCCGGTGGCAGCTAGAGAGGCTTCCATTTACACGGGCATAACATTGGCcgaatattttcgtgatatgGGCTATAATGTGTCAATGATGGCTGATTCTACCTCCAGATGGGCAGAAGCTTTGCGTGAAATTTCTGGACGTTTGGCAGAAATGCCTGCAGATTCTGGTTATCCGGCGTATCTGGGAGCTCGTTTGGCTTCATTTTATGAGAGAGCTGGTCGTGTCAAATGCCTGGGTTCTCCCAATCGTGAGGGTTCTGTTTCGATAGTGGGTGCTGTATCTCCACCTGGTGGAGATTTCTCAGATCCTGTTACTTCCGCCACCTTGGGTATAGTTCAAGTTTTTTGGGGTCTTGATAAGAAATTGGCCCAACGTAAACATTTTCCCTCCATCAATTGGCTGATATCCTATTCCAAATATACTCGAGCCCTAGATGGTTACtatgatcaaaattttcctggttttgtaCCTTTGCGTTTGAAGgctaaacaaattttgcaagaagAAGAAGATCTCTCCGAAATAGTCCAATTGGTGGGTCGAGCCTCATTGGCCGAAAGCGATAAGGTGACATTGGAAGTGGCAAAAATGCTAAAAGATGATTTCCTTCAACAGAACTCGTATTCCAGCTATGACCGCTATTGTCCCTTTTACAAGACTTTTGGTATGCTGAAAAATATTATAACCTTCTACGATTTGGCCAAACAATGTGTGGAGATGAGAGATGTTACCAaggtagaaaataaaataacctGGAATCAGATACAAAGTTCCATGGCCCATGTACTCTATCAAATGCAATCGATGAAATTTATG GATCCCTTGAAGGATggtgaagaaaaaattttagaggAATATGGTCAACTGAATGATGCTATTGAATTGGCTTTTAGTAATTTAATGGAGGGAGAATAA
- the Or13a gene encoding odorant receptor 13a produces the protein MFNPKPPDDPKYRIPGQCIWLKLNGSWPFNHDSNKDFYSPRYLWGWLYTSWSWYVVTSVGITIGFQTAFLINNFGDIIMTTENCCTTFMGALNFVRLLHMRLHQEQFREIIEQFVHDIWIPKKSHPTIASQCSKNMRTFRIMTVLLSCLISMYCILPLVVLFADVGLDADEKPFPYKMLFPYDAHHGWKYVATYIFTTFAGVCVVTTLFAEDSIFGFFVTYTCGKFAILHERIDNLIWDANRMIRNNKDNERHVQEMYVKMLNRIAYDHNKLIEFSAKLENFFNPILLVNFTISSILICMVGFQLVTGKDMFIGDYVKFMVYISSSLSQLYVLCWNGDSLIQHSTETANHLYSCNWEGQYIRRIWDDENINNDFMTRVNIQPKSKDVMGLCESFIPADKSFRQNLQIMIMCSQRPVKITALKFSTLSLQSFTAILSTSMSYFTLLQTVYNENQEETQK, from the exons ATGTTCAATCCTAAACCACCGGATGATCCTAAATATCGAATACCAGGCCAATGCATCTGGCTAAAACTAAACGGTTCGTGGCCCTTTAATCACGACAGCAATAAGGATTTCTATTCACCTCGTTATCTATGGGGATGGTTGTATACATCATGGTCTTGGTATGTGGTCACTTCGGTTGGCATAACCATAGGATTTCAAAcggcttttttaataaataacttTGGTGATATTATAATGACAACGGAAAATTGCTGTACCACATTTATGGGAGCTTTGAATTTTGTACGTCTCTTACATATGCGCTTGCATCAGGAGCAAtttagagaaattattgagCAATTCGTTCATGACATATGGATTCCCAA aaaatctcatCCCACCATTGCTTCACAATGTTCAAAGAATATGCGTACCTTTCGAATAATGACTGTATTGCTTAGTTGTTTGATATCCATGTATTGTATTCTACCATTGGTGGTGTTATTCGCCGATGTCGGTTTGGATGCCGATGAAAAACCTTTcccatacaaaatgttatttccatacgaTGCCCATCACGGATGGAAATATGTAGCAACGTATATATTTACAACTTTTGCTGGAGTATGTGTGGTTACCACACTCTTTGCCGAAGATTCAATTTTCGGGTTTTTTGTTACGTATACATGTGGAAAATTTGCCATACTTCATGAGCGTATTGATAATTTGATATGGGATGCTAATCGTATGATAAGAAATAATAAAGACAATGAAAGACATGTACAGGAGATGTATGTGAAAATGTTAAATCGCATCGCTTATGATCATAATAAACTAATAGA gttttctgcaaaactcgaaaatttcttcaatcctaTTTTATTGGTAAATTTCACAATTTCATCCATTTTAATATGTATGGTGGGATTTCAATTGGTTACCGGCAAGGATATGTTCATAGGAGACTATGTAAAATTTATGGTTTATATTTCATCTTCTTTGTCTCAACTCTATGTGCTATGCTGGAATGGTGATTCCCTAATACAACAT TCTACCGAAACGGCAAATCATTTATACAGTTGTAATTGGGAAGGTCAATATATTCGTCGCATATGGGACGAtgaaaacattaataatgattttATGACTCGAGTTAATATTCAACCTAAATCCAAAGATGTTATGGGACTTTGTGAAAGTTTCATTCCAGCCGATAAGAGTTTCCGTCAAAATCTACAAATAATGATTATGTGCAGTCAGAGGCCAGTTAAAATTACAGCTTTGAAATTCTCAACATTATCGCTACAATCGTTTACAGCCATATTAAGTACATCGATGAGTTATTTTACTCTGTTGCAAACGGTCTACAATGAAAATCAAGAGGAaacccaaaaataa
- the LOC142231950 gene encoding UPF0415 protein C7orf25 homolog has protein sequence MDINLPFEEDLLQKAEDKVDLGQILIKQLEEFSEIPGVQKVQRKIFQEIKFLQKVIKNKTLKINHVQCSNLTHYEFLVKIVQQQRDVVHVDCGFPVDYRENPLRVDIVCENGLKWIKAIARNSKSLTDAARGEASYGARSIVDQAQEFFEASSQNLCMFKRPKVVFYFSHIIENELAEALQAEGIEIASLEQPSEVDKSSDISNVSILNLDITTLLAYVSNVCNGSCNWIFQEPILTEQAEKERESPLKPILDKLFCDKRLICCSTAHKSFLDIVGLLGGPMEKKRADELTKRIEIYPDVTSIPQEIASIKFSGKINERSLLIFAFGMDMKAVTVTSNKAFVRSAKMQGINVPVFTHQARALTEAKEQTATVLSK, from the exons ATGGACATCAATTTACCATTTGAAGAAGATCTTTTGCAAAAAGCAGAAGATAAAGTAGATCTTGGGCAAATTCTTATAAAGCAACTTGAAGAATTCTCGGAGATTCCAGGTGTTCAAAAGGttcagagaaaaatttttcaagaaatcaaatttctccAGAAG gtcattaaaaataaaaccctTAAAATAAATCACGTACAATGTAGCAATTTAACCCACTACGAATTTTTGGTAAAGATTGTACAACAACAGAGGGATGTGGTTCATGTTGATTGTGGATTTCCTGTGGATTACAGGGAGAATCCCTTAAGAGTGGATATTGTTTGTGAGAATGGTTTAAAATGGATCAAAG CCATAGCCCGAAATTCAAAATCTCTCACTGATGCGGCCCGTGGTGAAGCTAGCTATGGTGCACGTAGTATAGTTGACCAAGCCCAAGAATTTTTTGAAGCTTCTTCCCAAAATCTATGTATGTTTAAACGACCCAAG GTGGTTTTCTATTTTAGCCACATAATTGAAAATGAATTGGCAGAGGCTTTACAGGCAGAaggtattgaaattgcttcattGGAACAACCATCTGAGGTAGATAAAAGTTCGGATATTAGTAATGTTAGTATCTTGAATCTGGACATAACAACACTATTGGCCTATGTTAGTAATGTATGCAATGGTAGCTGTAATTGGATTTTCCAAGAACCCATTCTAACGGAACAAGCCGAAAAGGAGAGAGAATCACCACTGAAGCCTATACTGGATAAACTTTTTTGTG ATAAACGCCTCATATGCTGCTCAACTGCCCATAAGTCTTTTCTGGATATTGTTGGCCTTCTCGGTGGCCCAATGGAGAAAAAACGGGCCGATGAATTAACCAAACGTATTGAAATATACCCCGATGTAACATCTATACCTCAAGAAATAGCAAGCATTAAATTCAGTGGAAAAATCAATGAAAGGTCATTGTTAATATTTGCTTTTGGAATGGATATGAAAGCCGTAACGGTAACATCTAATAAGGCCTTTGTTCGATCAGCTAAAATGCAG ggTATCAATGTTCCAGTCTTTACACACCAAGCTAGGGCTTTAACTGAAGCTAAGGAACAAACTGCCACTGTCTTGTCCAAGTGA
- the ArgRS gene encoding arginine--tRNA ligase-like protein: protein MASLKREIDNLQELERITAELRARIEDTKNGVGLEEEDEEFTKLLMENSKLKHRLAVLENAIAVEKSGGQGKGSSSCAKSFTPAEIPSNIDAMVSISDHLLDLFTNAIAKAYPQLAGTPAIISPVNSSAAKFGDYQCNSAMSLAKTLKASGVNKSPRDIAQEILKQCQNSPLVEKTEVAGAGFINVFLKRSYAVDALTNMLKFGVEAPQVKKQRALVDFSSPNIAKEMHVGHLRSTIIGESISRLLEFMGHDVLRVNHVGDWGTQFGMLIAHLEDRFPNFLNESPPIEDLQAFYKESKKRFDEDEEFKKRAYNRVVQLQGGEPNSTKAWNLICDVSRREFQKIYDRLDISLTEKGESFYQSRMVDVVKLLESKNLLELDEGRKIMWPTEDKNGIPLTVVKSDGGFTYDTSDLAAIRYRIEEEKRDWLIYVVDAGQNTHLKNVYLAAERCGILNPEKHKAEHVQFGVVLGEDGKKFKTRSGETVKLSELLDEGLKKSLDKLIEKERDKVLTPAELKAAQESVAYGCIKYADLSHNRTNDYVFSFDKMLEDRGNTAVYLLYAFTRICSISRNSGEDFSNLSKVLESTKIELEHEKEWKLAKTLLKFPDVLVKISKDLLLHLLCEYCYEVSTVFSEFYDNCYCIEKNKEGQIVKVNRSRILLCEATAAVMRKCFHILGLKPVAKI, encoded by the exons atggcGAGTTTGAAGCGGGAAATAGATAATTTGCAAGAACTG GAACGTATCACTGCCGAATTGAGGGCCCGGATCGAAGACACAAAAAATGGTGTGGGCTTAGAAGAAGAAGATGAAGAGTTTACCAAAttgttgatggagaatagcaaaCTAAAACACCGCCTGGCGGTATTGGAAAAt GCTATTGCTGTTGAAAAGAGTGGTGGCCAAGGGAAGGGGTCGTCATCATGTGCAAAGTCATTCACACCCGCCGAAATACCATCCAATATCGATGCAATGGTTTCCATTAGCGACCATTTATTGGATTTGTTTACAAATGCTATTGCAAAGGCATATCCTCAATTAGCCGGCACACCAGCAATTATTTCACCTGTTAACTCTAGTGCAGCTAAGTTTGGAGATTATCAATGTAATAGTGccatgtctttggcaaaaactcTTAAGGCAAGTGGTGTCAATAAGTCACCTCGCGACATAGCCCAGGAAATATTGAAGCAATGTCAAAATTCTCCCTTGGTGGAAAAAACCGAAGTTGCTGGAGCTGGTTTCATCAATGTTTTCCTAAAAAG atCTTATGCTGTTGATGCCCTaacaaatatgttgaaatttggAGTTGAAGCCCctcaagtaaaaaaacaaagagcTTTGGTAGATTTCTCTTCTCCCAATATTGCCAAGGAAATGCATGTAGGTCATTTAAGGTCCACCATTATTGGTGAGTCCATATCTCGTCTTTTGGAATTTATGGGCCATGACGTTTTACGTGTGAATCATGTGGGCGATTGGGGAACTCAGTTCGGAATGTTAATTGCCCATTTAGAAGATAGATTCCCTAATTTCTTGAACGAGAGTCCACCTATTGAAGATTTACAAGCTTTTTATAAAGAATCTAAAAAGAG GTTCGATGAGGATGAAGAGTTTAAGAAACGTGCCTATAACCGCGTTGTTCAATTGCAAGGCGGCGAACCCAATTCTACCAAGGCCTGGAATCTTATATGCGATGTTTCCCGACGTGAATTTCAAAAGATTTACGATCGTCTCGATATTTCCTTGACGGAAAAGGGAGAATCTTTCTATCAATCTCGCATGGTAGACGTGGTCAAGTTATTAGAGTCTAAGAATCTCTTGGAATTAGATGAAGGTCGCAAAATTATGTGGCCCACCGAGGACAAGAATGGTATACCTCTTACAGTTGTTAAATCAGATGGTGGTTTTACATATGACACATCAGATTTGGCCGCCATACGTTATCGCATTGAAGAAGAAAAGCGAGATTGGTTGATTTATGTTGTGGATGCCGGGCAAAATActcatttgaaaaatgtttatttggcTGCTGAACGCTGCGGAATATTGAATCCCGAGAAACATAAGGCAGAGCACGTTCAATTTGGTGTAGTACTGGGTGAAGATGGCAAAAAGTTTAAGACCAGATCTGGTGAAACAGTGAAATTATCCGAACTTTTGGACGAAGGTTTGAAGAAATCATTGGACAAACTTATTGAGAAGGAACGTGATAAAGTTCTGACACCTGCGGAACTTAAAGCCGCTCAAGAATCTGTAGCATATGGATGTATTAAATATGCCGACTTAAGTCACAACCGCACTAATGATTACGTTTTctcctttgacaaaatgttggaaGATCGTGGCAACACTGCTGTATACCTCCTATATGCATTTACCCGTATCTGCTCCATTTCCCGTAACAGTGGTGAAGATTTCTCTAACTTGAGTAAAGTTTTAGAAAGCACAAAAATTGAATTGGAACATGAAAAAGAATGGAAATTGGCTAAAACATTACTCAAATTTCCTGATGTATTGGTTAAGATATCTAAAGATTTATTACTGCATCTCTTGTGTGAATACTGTTATGAGGTGTCTACAGTATTTTCAGAATTCTATGACAATTGCTATTGCATAGAAAAGAATAAAGAAGGCCAAATCGTTAAGGTGAATCGTAGCCGCATATTACTTTGTGAAGCCACTGCGGCTGTAATGAGGAAATGTTTCCATATTTTGGGTTTGAAACCTGTGGCAAAGATTTAA
- the LOC142231952 gene encoding uncharacterized protein LOC142231952, producing the protein MQNFDMNMDFLFALLPQNLIEMTNEQLVLWQHNAIFECECDNFINRRIEADRQERRGRAFQNNYDAITAAIQQHGLTRRRRRNEDDDGDIEGNANVNEIEDGSNAIIVPPPSRRSRSRMRPLYFEVYEDAVAEAIRERGLVLRP; encoded by the exons ATGCAAAACTTTGATATGAATATGGACTTTTTATTTGCCCTATTGCCACAAAATTTAA TTGAAATGACTAACGAACAGTTGGTTTTGTGGCAACATAATGCAATTTTCGAATGTGAAtgtgataattttataaatCGACGTATCGAAGCTGATCGCCAGGAGCGAAGAGGTAGGGCTTTCCAAAATAATTATGATGCCATAACAGCTGCGATTCAACAGCATGGACTTACAAGACGTAGAAGAAGAAACGAAGACGACGATGGAGATATTGAGGGGAATGCTAATGTCAATGAAATTGAAGACGGTAGTAATGCCATTATTGTGCCGCCACCATCTCGTAGATCCAGGTCAAGAATGAGACCATTGTATTTTGAGGTTTACGAAGATGCTGTTGCAGAGGCTATAAGGGAACGAGGTTTAGTATTAAGGCCGTAA